A section of the Centroberyx gerrardi isolate f3 chromosome 8, fCenGer3.hap1.cur.20231027, whole genome shotgun sequence genome encodes:
- the LOC139910421 gene encoding 3-oxoacyl-[acyl-carrier-protein] reductase FabG, which yields MATDDAFKVSSLKGKVTLITGASSGIGAGTSIMFAKLGALLALNGRDVENLAKVAKECTDCGAAEPLLVPGDLTDEETVKKTVEQTIAHFGRLDVLVNSAGILAMGSIETTELSQYDKVMNINVRSVYHLTQLCVPHLIKTKGSIINVSSVNGQRSFPGVLAYCMSKSAIDQFTRCTALELASKQVRVNSVCPGVIVTDVHKRAGLDEEQYAQFLAKCKHTHALGRPGEVEEVAHSIAFLASDAASFITGVTLPVDGGRHAMCPR from the exons ATGGCTACAGACGACGCTTTTAAA GTGTCCTCCTTGAAGGGCAAAGTGACCCTGATCACAGGTGCCAGCTCGGGCATCGGGGCAGGCACCAGCATCATGTTCGCCAAACTCGGTGCCCTGCTCGCGCTCAACGGCCGCGACGTGGAAAACCTCGCCAAAGTAGCCAAGGAGTGCACCGACTGTGGAGCAGCGGAG CCCTTGCTCGTCCCTGGAGACCTAACTGATGAGGAGACGGTGAAGAAGACAGTAGAGCAGACCATCGCTCACTTTGGCCGGCTGGACGTCCTGGTCAACAGCGCCGGCATCCTGGCTATGGGCAGCATCGAGACAACAGAGCTGTCTCAGTATGATAAAGTCATGAACATCAACGTGAG ATCTGTATACCATCTGACTCAACTCTGTGTGCCCCACCTGATTaagaccaaaggctccatcatcAACGTATCCAGTGTCAATGGACAGAGATCA TTTCCTGGTGTTCTGGCCTATTGCATGTCAAAGTCTGCCATTGACCAGTTCACACGTTGTACAGCACTTG AACTGGCATCAAAGCAAGTCAGAGTGAACTCAGTCTG CCCAGGTGTGATCGTCACAGATGTCCACAAGAGAGCAGGGCTGGATGAGGAGCAGTATGCTCAG TTCTTAGCGAAGTGTAAGCACACCCATGCCCTAGGCCGAccaggggaggtggaggaggtggccCACAGCATCGCCTTCCTGGCGTCCGACGCAGCCAGCTTCATTACGGGGGTCACCCTGCCCGTCGATGGGGGCCGCCACGCCATGTGCCCAAGATAA